A single genomic interval of Bacillus sp. es.036 harbors:
- a CDS encoding rod shape-determining protein codes for MFGGFSRDMGIDLGTANTLAYVKGKGVVVREPSVVALRTDTGSIEAVGNDAKNMIGRTPGNIVALRPMKDGVIADFETTATMLKYFIQQAQKNRSVFARKPNVMVCVPSGITAVEKRAVEDATRQAGAREPYTIEEPFAAAIGADLPVWEPTGSMVVDIGGGTTEVAIISLGGIVTSESIRIAGDEMDESIIQYVKKTYNLMIGERTAEQLKLEIGSAGTTEGIDAMDIRGRDLVTGLPKTISVSADEVSGALRDTVNSIMEAVKVTLEKTPPELAADIMDRGIVLTGGGALLRNLDQVISDETKMPVIVAENPLECVAIGTGRALENIHLFKSRAGITSRSKQK; via the coding sequence ATGTTTGGTGGATTTTCAAGAGATATGGGAATAGATTTAGGTACAGCTAATACGCTGGCATATGTAAAAGGAAAAGGCGTCGTCGTACGTGAGCCTTCCGTTGTTGCACTTCGGACAGATACTGGTTCAATCGAGGCAGTAGGTAATGATGCAAAGAATATGATCGGTCGTACTCCAGGTAATATTGTTGCACTTCGTCCAATGAAAGATGGTGTTATTGCTGATTTCGAAACGACGGCTACGATGCTTAAGTATTTTATTCAACAGGCTCAAAAAAATCGTTCCGTTTTTGCACGTAAGCCTAACGTGATGGTTTGTGTGCCTTCAGGAATCACAGCTGTCGAAAAGAGAGCGGTAGAAGATGCAACGCGCCAGGCAGGCGCGCGTGAACCGTACACCATTGAGGAGCCTTTTGCAGCAGCGATTGGTGCTGATTTACCAGTTTGGGAGCCAACAGGTAGTATGGTAGTTGATATTGGTGGAGGTACAACAGAAGTTGCCATCATTTCTCTTGGAGGAATTGTTACTAGTGAATCCATCCGCATTGCTGGGGATGAAATGGACGAGTCGATTATTCAGTATGTGAAGAAAACATATAACTTAATGATTGGTGAACGTACGGCTGAACAACTTAAACTTGAAATTGGCTCTGCAGGAACGACAGAAGGCATTGACGCGATGGATATTCGCGGCCGTGACCTTGTGACAGGACTTCCAAAAACGATCAGTGTATCGGCAGATGAAGTGTCTGGTGCTCTCCGAGATACGGTTAATAGTATTATGGAAGCTGTTAAAGTAACGCTTGAGAAAACGCCACCTGAGCTTGCAGCTGACATTATGGATCGGGGCATTGTTCTTACAGGCGGCGGAGCATTGCTGCGAAACTTGGATCAGGTAATTAGCGATGAAACGAAAATGCCAGTTATTGTTGCTGAAAATCCACTTGAGTGCGTTGCGATTGGTACCGGGCGTGCGCTAGAAAATATCCATTTGTTCAAATCTAGAGCTGGTATAACTTCCCGCTCTAAACAGAAGTAG
- the radC gene encoding RadC family protein: protein MIRDYPEEERPRERLVKEGPETLSNQELLAIILRTGTKQESVLQLSYRIIQYFEGLRLLKDASIEELTSLNGVGTAKAVQLIAAMELGRRVSRLQLEERYTIRSPEDGANYVMEDMRFLSQEHFVCLYLNTKNQVLHRQTVFVGSLNASIVHPREVFREAFRRSAASLICFHNHPSGDPTPSREDIEVTKRLAECGKMLGIDMLDHIIIGDQKFISLKEKGYV from the coding sequence ATGATTCGCGATTATCCTGAAGAAGAGCGCCCGAGAGAGCGCCTAGTGAAAGAGGGGCCTGAGACGTTATCCAATCAAGAGTTATTGGCGATTATCCTCAGAACTGGAACGAAACAGGAGTCTGTACTTCAGTTATCTTATCGCATTATTCAGTATTTTGAGGGGCTGCGTCTATTAAAAGATGCCAGTATCGAAGAGTTAACCTCTTTAAATGGCGTGGGCACTGCCAAAGCTGTTCAACTGATTGCGGCGATGGAGCTTGGTAGAAGAGTAAGTCGTCTTCAATTAGAAGAGCGCTATACGATTCGTTCACCGGAAGATGGTGCGAATTATGTGATGGAAGACATGCGTTTTTTATCACAAGAGCATTTTGTTTGCTTATACTTAAACACGAAGAATCAGGTGTTGCATCGTCAAACCGTCTTTGTTGGAAGTTTAAATGCATCAATCGTGCATCCGAGAGAAGTTTTCCGAGAGGCTTTCAGACGTTCAGCAGCCTCATTAATTTGCTTTCATAATCATCCAAGTGGTGATCCTACACCAAGCAGGGAAGATATTGAAGTTACAAAACGTCTTGCTGAGTGTGGTAAAATGCTTGGTATTGATATGCTCGATCATATTATTATTGGAGATCAGAAGTTTATTAGTTTAAAAGAAAAAGGGTATGTATAG
- a CDS encoding Maf family protein, whose protein sequence is MKRLVLASGSPRRKELLEQVNLQFEIIVSRFEEHHSQSVPPSELVKQLAFGKANDVFTNQSDAIVIGADTVVTLGADILGKPESREHARQMLKALSGRTHIVYSGVVILSNEQHSQFYEATEVEFWDLTDVDIENYLDTGEPFDKAGGYGIQGFGAAFVKRIHGDYYSVVGLPISKTLRELQAFGIVPEIQR, encoded by the coding sequence ATGAAGCGCCTCGTCTTAGCCTCAGGGTCTCCACGAAGAAAAGAACTTCTAGAGCAAGTGAACCTCCAATTTGAGATTATAGTTAGCCGCTTTGAAGAACATCACTCTCAATCTGTCCCCCCTTCTGAGCTTGTGAAGCAGCTTGCTTTTGGAAAGGCAAATGATGTATTTACGAACCAATCGGACGCTATTGTCATTGGTGCCGATACGGTTGTAACGCTTGGTGCCGATATTCTTGGAAAGCCAGAAAGTCGCGAGCATGCGAGGCAGATGCTGAAAGCTTTGTCTGGCCGGACCCATATCGTTTATTCAGGTGTGGTCATTCTTTCAAATGAGCAGCATTCACAGTTCTATGAAGCCACTGAAGTGGAATTTTGGGATTTAACAGATGTAGATATTGAGAATTATCTCGATACCGGAGAGCCGTTTGATAAAGCGGGAGGTTATGGTATTCAGGGTTTCGGTGCCGCCTTTGTGAAACGTATTCATGGGGATTATTATAGTGTGGTAGGGCTTCCGATTTCCAAAACGCTTCGAGAGTTGCAGGCGTTTGGAATTGTTCCAGAGATTCAGCGTTAG
- a CDS encoding SPOR domain-containing protein — MDKERRTISIRLDDEVHKTPETHKESAAAEEKEFEWILPERRDSKKIVELKKRHSQKKASSFFDQSKKNPRLPVGRKKKKHFVPSKNVITLHKKVVASVVFAIVLGVLFGFGLLMVFGGESVAKPSNKPSEAAPVTASQTDLSFDLHVVQSGAYETKESAREFQEKLKDQGLPATIFKGEKYFLLIGVSASAEGQDALAAYFENNGQDVYKKLWTIDGTSVVASGEMESHLQEGRELIEQLTKLDLVALSDGEVSNSEVTDVLQAIQTWNGKGDKLEGWKEGEGKALAENLSAASKEIETYSSEKTVSSLWIAQQHLLDALETYQEVVESLK; from the coding sequence ATGGATAAGGAGAGACGGACGATTTCAATTCGACTAGATGATGAAGTCCATAAGACTCCAGAAACACATAAAGAAAGCGCAGCGGCTGAGGAAAAGGAATTTGAATGGATTTTACCGGAGCGTCGCGATTCTAAAAAGATCGTAGAGTTAAAGAAGCGGCATAGTCAAAAAAAAGCCTCCTCTTTTTTTGATCAGTCAAAGAAGAACCCAAGGTTACCAGTTGGGCGTAAGAAGAAAAAACATTTCGTACCAAGTAAGAATGTCATTACCTTGCATAAAAAGGTGGTGGCTTCAGTGGTCTTTGCGATCGTTCTTGGCGTTTTATTTGGATTCGGTTTACTTATGGTGTTCGGTGGAGAAAGTGTAGCGAAGCCCTCTAATAAGCCAAGTGAAGCGGCACCAGTGACAGCTAGTCAGACGGATTTATCTTTTGATCTTCATGTTGTGCAGTCAGGTGCGTATGAAACAAAAGAGTCCGCCAGGGAATTTCAAGAAAAGCTAAAAGATCAAGGTCTACCAGCGACGATTTTTAAAGGTGAAAAATACTTCTTGCTGATTGGCGTCTCAGCTTCTGCTGAAGGTCAGGATGCCCTTGCCGCTTATTTTGAAAACAATGGTCAGGATGTTTATAAAAAATTATGGACGATTGATGGAACTAGCGTAGTGGCGAGTGGCGAAATGGAGAGTCATTTGCAAGAGGGTAGGGAATTAATTGAACAGCTAACAAAGCTTGATCTAGTTGCTTTATCAGATGGAGAAGTATCAAATAGTGAAGTAACTGATGTATTGCAAGCGATTCAAACCTGGAATGGGAAAGGTGATAAATTAGAGGGATGGAAAGAGGGCGAGGGGAAAGCTTTAGCGGAAAACTTAAGTGCTGCCTCGAAAGAGATTGAAACCTACTCATCAGAAAAAACAGTATCCTCGTTATGGATTGCTCAGCAGCACTTATTGGATGCGCTAGAAACATATCAAGAAGTTGTGGAAAGCTTGAAATAA
- a CDS encoding prepilin peptidase, whose protein sequence is MGVLLHSYLFLIGLALGSFFNVVGLRVPIKRSIVIPRSSCPTCERELSPYELVPVFSYLFQRGKCRGCSSSISPIYACVEIVTALLFTTAPILVGWSKELMITYGLISLLVIIFVSDLTYMLIPNRILLFFAAYFGLGRIVVPMDPWYSPFIGAVGGFLLLLLIAVISRGGMGGGDIKLFAVLGVVFGYQELILVFFFSTLIGTIIGITGLLIGKVKRKQQIPFGPSVALAALITYFYGKQLLQWYFDFLI, encoded by the coding sequence ATGGGGGTTTTGTTACATAGTTATTTATTTCTAATTGGCCTTGCGCTAGGTTCCTTTTTTAATGTTGTTGGTCTTCGTGTGCCGATCAAACGATCGATTGTCATCCCTCGCTCATCATGTCCAACATGTGAACGTGAGCTTTCACCATACGAACTTGTACCTGTTTTTTCTTATTTATTTCAGCGGGGAAAATGTAGGGGATGCTCTTCAAGTATTTCACCTATTTATGCATGTGTTGAAATCGTTACAGCACTTCTTTTTACAACAGCACCTATTTTGGTAGGATGGTCAAAAGAATTGATGATTACCTATGGATTGATTTCACTTCTCGTTATTATTTTTGTTTCAGATCTCACCTATATGTTGATTCCTAATCGCATTCTTTTGTTTTTTGCAGCTTACTTTGGTTTGGGTCGAATTGTTGTTCCGATGGATCCATGGTATAGCCCTTTTATAGGAGCGGTAGGAGGCTTTTTATTGCTACTATTGATCGCTGTGATTAGTCGTGGTGGAATGGGTGGCGGTGACATTAAATTGTTTGCGGTGCTAGGCGTTGTTTTTGGTTATCAAGAATTAATTCTCGTCTTTTTCTTTTCTACTTTAATTGGAACGATTATTGGGATCACGGGGTTATTGATTGGAAAAGTAAAAAGGAAGCAGCAAATTCCGTTTGGTCCTTCTGTGGCGTTGGCGGCACTAATAACGTATTTTTATGGTAAACAACTCTTACAATGGTATTTTGATTTTCTTATATGA
- a CDS encoding sensor domain-containing diguanylate cyclase, giving the protein MTAIMKRKVWIVWFLCWPLLIFATFYFFPPDFTGNKADVLALFVLLAVVAMMPINVKGTDLFFIQGISLAVFLRYGLFVETILTQLAILVFLLNLRVTKKDSHRYPVNMLMFMIVSLVSGGFFYLLGGSTGEFSGNAITQLVPSIGYILSLIIVNQILLHFLRIYIYKEVNTKFFDKDMLWEAISTGVTLPVGFLLYMLHTYLGTIAIFFVGVPFVLASLMLRLYYSSRKVNDLLQQTSEIGQQITQSLDIDEILDLFLYEVKDMFVVDYAYIMDAEQVENLRIIKSFEKERGIQASAKDHSFEEGISRRVWRSGRSRLYTKRAQWKNLTEGILPQTANAVISVPMKRNKKVVGIITLATDRVRSYEKHHILVMQILANYLAVAVDNARHYEETKRRSERCPLTNLYNFRFFNEVLDEKYNRFDENPAPFSIILLDLDHFKKVNDTFGHHSGNDVLCGVANRIEEEIGNEGTVARFGGEEFVVLLENHFHNESLQVAEDLRCAIADRPFEIFSDLDNGDRQVIYVTASIGVATAPDQGEDAQTLIRNADRAMYTGAKQRGRNRVASYVG; this is encoded by the coding sequence TTGACTGCAATAATGAAACGTAAAGTTTGGATTGTATGGTTCTTGTGTTGGCCACTACTCATTTTTGCAACGTTCTATTTCTTTCCCCCTGATTTTACTGGAAATAAGGCCGATGTTCTTGCGCTATTTGTGCTTCTTGCCGTCGTTGCAATGATGCCAATTAACGTAAAAGGAACAGACCTTTTTTTTATCCAGGGGATTTCACTAGCTGTATTTCTCAGATATGGCTTATTCGTGGAAACGATTTTAACTCAGTTAGCGATACTTGTCTTTCTTTTGAATTTGAGAGTTACAAAGAAAGATAGTCATCGCTATCCAGTTAATATGCTCATGTTTATGATCGTTTCCCTGGTATCAGGTGGATTTTTTTATTTACTTGGAGGATCCACTGGTGAATTCTCTGGAAATGCGATTACACAGCTTGTTCCCTCTATCGGCTATATTCTTTCGTTAATCATTGTTAATCAAATTCTCCTTCATTTTTTACGTATTTATATTTATAAAGAGGTTAATACAAAGTTTTTTGACAAAGATATGCTTTGGGAAGCCATTTCTACAGGAGTAACACTGCCGGTTGGATTTCTTCTCTATATGTTACATACCTATCTAGGAACAATTGCCATTTTCTTTGTTGGAGTCCCATTTGTGTTGGCATCTCTTATGCTCAGGTTGTATTACTCAAGTCGAAAAGTAAATGACCTACTTCAACAAACGAGTGAAATCGGTCAGCAAATTACTCAGTCTCTTGATATAGACGAAATTCTTGACTTATTTTTATATGAAGTTAAGGATATGTTTGTGGTTGATTATGCTTACATTATGGATGCAGAACAGGTAGAGAATTTAAGGATTATTAAAAGCTTTGAGAAGGAAAGAGGCATTCAAGCTAGCGCAAAAGATCATTCTTTTGAAGAAGGGATTAGCAGAAGAGTCTGGCGTAGTGGACGTAGCCGATTATACACGAAGCGTGCGCAGTGGAAAAATCTTACAGAGGGAATTCTCCCCCAAACAGCGAATGCTGTTATTTCGGTACCGATGAAACGCAATAAAAAGGTCGTCGGCATTATCACACTAGCAACAGATCGCGTTCGGTCATATGAAAAACACCATATACTCGTGATGCAAATTCTAGCTAATTATTTAGCTGTAGCTGTTGATAATGCAAGGCATTATGAAGAGACCAAAAGGCGAAGTGAGAGATGTCCTTTAACGAATCTATACAATTTCCGTTTTTTTAACGAGGTATTAGACGAGAAATACAACCGTTTTGATGAAAACCCTGCTCCATTTTCAATTATATTGCTCGACCTGGATCATTTCAAAAAAGTAAATGATACATTTGGGCACCATAGTGGAAATGACGTGCTTTGTGGAGTAGCTAATCGAATTGAGGAAGAAATTGGAAATGAGGGTACCGTTGCTCGATTTGGCGGTGAAGAGTTCGTAGTTTTGCTAGAAAATCATTTTCATAATGAGAGTTTACAAGTTGCGGAAGACTTACGATGTGCAATAGCAGATCGACCATTTGAGATCTTTAGTGATTTGGATAACGGCGATCGTCAGGTTATTTACGTGACGGCAAGTATCGGTGTTGCAACAGCGCCTGATCAGGGAGAAGATGCACAAACCTTGATACGAAATGCCGATCGAGCCATGTATACTGGTGCAAAACAACGGGGTAGAAATCGTGTTGCAAGCTATGTTGGATAA
- a CDS encoding bifunctional folylpolyglutamate synthase/dihydrofolate synthase produces the protein MFQSYDEAVSWIHSLLNHGIKPGLERMEWMLEQLDHPERRLKTVHVGGTNGKGSTVTYLRTVLEEAGYEVGTFTSPYIESFSERIAVNGQPIKEEDLVMLCNRVQPLVDMAAASPLGSPTEFEVITVIALLYFGSKAYPDLVLMEVGLGGRLDSTNIIHPLISVITNVGYDHTHILGSDLKQIAYEKAGIIKSGVPLVTTAEKEEVLTLFHETTKAKKTKIYRLNEEFSIGDKRSDDEGEHFSFQSPYRKLADLHIQMKGEHQVKNAAAALMGLEYLRVFYGLHIEHDMVQRGLKRAAWPGRFEKIRSNPTIIVDGAHNPEGVESLAKTLEQHYPDKDIHVIFSALGDKDIESMLKPLYPLIRKMTFTTFDFPRAISAESLFQRASFSAKTYEENWKKAIQTTTKQVSENELVLITGSLYFVSEVRRFLKN, from the coding sequence ATGTTTCAATCGTATGATGAAGCGGTAAGTTGGATTCATAGTTTGTTAAATCACGGCATTAAACCTGGTTTAGAGCGGATGGAATGGATGCTTGAACAGCTTGACCATCCAGAAAGACGGTTAAAAACGGTGCATGTTGGCGGGACTAACGGAAAAGGTTCCACAGTTACTTACTTACGTACAGTGCTAGAGGAGGCTGGATATGAAGTAGGGACGTTTACTTCTCCTTATATCGAATCATTTAGTGAACGAATAGCGGTTAACGGACAACCTATTAAAGAAGAAGATTTAGTTATGCTATGCAATCGCGTTCAGCCGCTTGTTGATATGGCTGCAGCTTCCCCCCTTGGTTCACCTACCGAGTTTGAAGTTATTACGGTAATCGCGCTTTTGTACTTTGGATCTAAAGCATACCCAGATCTGGTTTTAATGGAAGTTGGGCTAGGGGGGCGACTCGATTCAACCAATATCATCCATCCGCTTATTAGTGTCATTACGAATGTAGGGTATGACCATACCCATATCCTTGGTAGTGACCTGAAACAAATTGCGTATGAAAAAGCGGGAATCATTAAGTCAGGTGTACCTCTTGTTACGACTGCAGAAAAAGAAGAAGTTCTCACACTCTTCCATGAAACAACTAAAGCGAAAAAGACGAAAATTTATCGTTTGAATGAAGAGTTTTCCATTGGCGACAAGAGAAGTGATGATGAAGGTGAACACTTCTCATTTCAATCTCCTTATCGTAAACTAGCTGATCTACACATTCAGATGAAAGGTGAGCATCAGGTGAAAAATGCAGCTGCAGCACTAATGGGACTCGAATACTTGCGCGTCTTTTATGGTCTACATATCGAACATGACATGGTTCAGCGCGGACTTAAAAGAGCAGCGTGGCCAGGACGATTTGAGAAGATTCGTTCCAACCCCACTATCATTGTAGACGGTGCACATAATCCAGAAGGGGTTGAAAGTCTTGCAAAAACGTTAGAGCAGCACTATCCAGATAAGGATATACACGTCATTTTCAGCGCACTAGGAGATAAAGATATTGAGTCAATGTTAAAGCCGCTCTATCCGCTTATTCGAAAGATGACGTTTACCACCTTTGACTTTCCAAGAGCTATTTCAGCTGAGAGTTTATTTCAACGTGCAAGTTTTTCGGCCAAGACGTATGAAGAAAACTGGAAAAAAGCAATTCAAACAACAACTAAGCAAGTAAGTGAAAATGAGCTAGTTCTAATTACGGGTTCTCTCTATTTTGTATCAGAAGTACGCCGTTTTCTAAAAAATTAG
- a CDS encoding valine--tRNA ligase — translation MVNKELTMPTKYDPKATEQKWYPYWVDGKFFEATGDKTKEPYTIVIPPPNVTGKLHLGHAWDTTLQDILSRVKRMQGYDVLWLPGMDHAGIATQAKVEGKLREEGTSRYDLGREKFLEKSWEWKEEYADFIRSQWAKLGLSLDYSRERFTLDNGLSDAVREVFVKLYEKGLIYRGEYIINWDPQTKTALSDIEVIHQEVTGHFYHMRYPLADGSGHIEIATTRPETMLGDSGIAVHPKDERYKHLVGKKAILPIVGREIEIVADDYVDMEFGSGAVKITPAHDPNDFEIGNRHNLERILVMNEDGSMNENAGDYQGMDRFECRKKLVKDLQEKGILFNIEEHVHSVGHSERSGAVVEPYLSTQWFVKMGPLAEQAIALQKSDDKVNFVPERFEKTYLNWIENIRDWCISRQLWWGHRIPAWHHKETGEIHVGLEAPTDIENWQQDEDVLDTWFSSALWPFSTMGWPDEEAADFNRYYPTNVLVTGYDIIYFWVARMIFQGIEFTEQRPFNDVLIHGLVRDSEGRKMSKSLGNGVDPMDVIEKYGADSLRFFLSTGSSPGQDLRFYWEKVESTWNFANKIWNASRFALMNMDGMTYEELELSGEKSTADKWILTRLNDTIEQVTRLINNYEFGEVGRYLYNFIWDDFCDWYIEMAKLPLYGEDEAAKKTTRSVLAYVLDQTMRLLHPFMPYLTEEIWQHLPHQGESITVASWPVKNEELHFPEAAADMALLTEIIRSVRNIRAEMNVAPSKPIELRIKPKSGEAQKQLEQNSQYIERFCNPETLTISSDLQAPEKSMTAVVSGAELFLPLEGLINIDEEIERLRGEMKKLDSEVDRVQKKLSNERFISKAPEKVVEEERAKEKDYLERRSNVEARINELKK, via the coding sequence ATGGTGAATAAAGAGCTAACGATGCCGACGAAATACGATCCGAAGGCAACCGAACAAAAATGGTACCCATACTGGGTAGATGGTAAATTTTTTGAAGCAACAGGTGATAAAACGAAAGAGCCTTATACAATTGTAATTCCGCCGCCAAACGTTACAGGAAAACTTCATTTAGGGCACGCATGGGATACAACGCTTCAAGATATTCTTTCACGAGTGAAGCGAATGCAGGGTTACGATGTTCTCTGGCTTCCAGGAATGGACCATGCTGGAATTGCGACACAGGCAAAAGTTGAAGGGAAGCTCCGGGAGGAAGGTACTTCGCGCTATGACCTTGGCCGAGAGAAGTTTCTTGAGAAGTCGTGGGAATGGAAAGAAGAATACGCAGACTTTATCCGCAGTCAGTGGGCGAAGCTTGGTCTTTCTTTAGACTATTCAAGAGAGCGTTTTACACTTGATAATGGGCTTTCTGATGCGGTTCGCGAAGTGTTTGTAAAGCTTTATGAAAAAGGTTTGATTTATCGTGGGGAATATATCATCAACTGGGACCCTCAAACAAAAACAGCCCTTTCGGATATTGAAGTTATTCATCAGGAAGTGACAGGACACTTCTATCATATGCGCTACCCTCTTGCTGATGGGTCAGGGCATATCGAAATTGCAACAACGCGTCCTGAAACCATGCTTGGTGACTCAGGAATTGCGGTTCATCCTAAAGATGAGCGTTACAAGCATCTTGTTGGAAAGAAAGCGATCTTACCAATAGTAGGTCGTGAGATTGAAATTGTGGCAGATGACTACGTTGATATGGAATTTGGCTCTGGAGCTGTTAAAATCACGCCAGCCCATGACCCTAATGACTTTGAAATTGGTAATCGTCATAACCTTGAGCGTATCCTTGTTATGAATGAAGATGGCTCAATGAATGAGAATGCAGGCGACTATCAAGGAATGGATCGTTTCGAATGTCGTAAAAAGCTAGTAAAAGATTTGCAGGAAAAAGGGATTCTTTTCAACATTGAAGAGCACGTTCATTCCGTAGGGCACTCTGAACGAAGTGGTGCTGTAGTAGAACCGTATCTTTCCACTCAGTGGTTCGTTAAAATGGGCCCACTTGCTGAGCAGGCAATTGCACTTCAAAAATCAGACGACAAAGTTAACTTTGTCCCAGAACGGTTCGAAAAAACGTACTTAAACTGGATTGAGAATATTCGGGACTGGTGTATTTCGAGGCAGCTTTGGTGGGGACACCGCATTCCTGCATGGCACCATAAAGAAACTGGGGAGATTCACGTTGGACTAGAAGCACCGACAGATATCGAAAACTGGCAGCAAGATGAAGATGTACTCGATACGTGGTTTAGCTCAGCGCTTTGGCCGTTTTCTACTATGGGCTGGCCAGATGAAGAAGCAGCAGACTTTAATCGTTATTACCCAACGAACGTTTTAGTAACAGGGTATGACATCATTTATTTCTGGGTAGCGCGTATGATCTTTCAGGGAATTGAATTTACGGAACAGCGTCCATTTAACGATGTATTGATTCACGGACTTGTACGTGACTCTGAAGGGCGTAAAATGAGTAAATCTCTCGGAAACGGTGTTGATCCGATGGATGTTATCGAAAAGTACGGTGCAGATTCGCTGCGCTTCTTCTTATCCACTGGTTCATCACCAGGACAGGATCTGCGTTTCTACTGGGAAAAAGTAGAGTCAACTTGGAACTTTGCCAATAAGATTTGGAACGCTTCTCGTTTTGCCTTAATGAATATGGATGGCATGACGTATGAAGAGCTGGAATTATCAGGTGAAAAATCAACAGCTGATAAATGGATTCTTACTCGCTTAAACGATACGATCGAACAAGTGACGCGCCTGATTAATAACTATGAATTTGGTGAAGTTGGCCGCTATCTTTATAACTTTATCTGGGATGACTTCTGTGACTGGTATATTGAAATGGCAAAGCTTCCCCTATATGGAGAAGATGAAGCAGCTAAGAAAACGACACGATCTGTTCTCGCTTATGTGCTTGACCAAACGATGCGACTTCTTCACCCATTTATGCCGTATCTTACAGAAGAGATCTGGCAACACCTTCCTCATCAAGGAGAATCGATTACTGTTGCAAGCTGGCCAGTGAAGAATGAAGAGCTTCATTTCCCAGAAGCAGCTGCCGATATGGCGCTACTAACTGAGATTATTCGTTCAGTTCGAAACATTCGAGCTGAAATGAATGTAGCACCAAGCAAGCCAATTGAGCTTCGCATTAAACCGAAGTCAGGGGAAGCTCAAAAGCAACTTGAACAAAACAGTCAATACATTGAGCGGTTCTGTAATCCAGAGACGCTAACCATTTCTTCGGATCTTCAGGCTCCTGAAAAATCAATGACGGCTGTCGTATCTGGAGCAGAGCTATTTCTTCCGCTTGAAGGCTTAATTAACATTGATGAAGAAATAGAGCGTCTAAGAGGAGAAATGAAGAAGCTCGATTCTGAAGTAGATCGTGTTCAGAAAAAGCTTTCAAATGAACGTTTTATTAGCAAGGCTCCCGAGAAAGTTGTTGAAGAAGAACGAGCGAAAGAAAAAGACTATCTCGAAAGAAGAAGCAACGTTGAAGCTCGTATTAACGAACTTAAAAAATAA
- a CDS encoding phosphotransferase, producing the protein MSDPAVLFQYDLYPERVIRMGKVTKVETDRGMFALKETKLTKEQMDRILSIEDRFKQLHFESFVPLVRTKYGDSFVFTGTGVAYLTPWVDGGEGQAAQKEENLIINLAELHGYTARDQAFSEEVIKQSYQKMILMRESRQFEMEKYVNSIEKRIYLSPFELTFVTHFHQLMKYCDLAKTRLDNWYEQVVEAKRYRSVFCHGKCSPSHYVMNGGKGYFINFERSVVDTPVRDLAYFIRSSVHPFQFNPATTTAHITRYETQFSLFEEEKELLASYLYFPEPVFNSVLLFNENRQSWPHIKHVRLFTKKIEVMNGIHNVLQSF; encoded by the coding sequence GTGAGTGATCCGGCAGTTCTATTTCAATATGATTTATATCCAGAACGTGTAATAAGAATGGGGAAAGTAACAAAGGTTGAAACGGATCGAGGAATGTTTGCCTTAAAGGAGACAAAGCTAACTAAAGAACAGATGGATCGTATCTTGTCCATTGAGGATCGATTTAAACAGCTTCATTTTGAAAGTTTTGTGCCACTCGTTCGAACAAAATACGGCGACTCCTTTGTTTTTACAGGTACGGGTGTAGCTTATTTGACTCCATGGGTCGACGGTGGTGAAGGGCAAGCTGCTCAAAAAGAGGAGAACTTAATAATAAATCTTGCAGAACTTCATGGATATACAGCAAGAGATCAAGCATTCTCTGAAGAAGTCATCAAACAATCGTATCAAAAGATGATCTTAATGAGGGAAAGCAGACAGTTTGAAATGGAGAAATACGTTAACTCAATTGAAAAACGAATCTATCTCTCACCTTTTGAATTAACTTTTGTTACTCATTTTCATCAGTTAATGAAGTACTGTGATCTGGCCAAAACAAGATTGGATAATTGGTATGAACAGGTTGTTGAAGCGAAACGATATCGTAGTGTTTTTTGTCATGGAAAATGTTCACCTTCCCACTATGTCATGAATGGTGGAAAGGGGTACTTTATTAATTTTGAAAGGTCTGTTGTGGATACGCCTGTACGAGATTTGGCCTATTTTATTCGTTCCTCTGTTCACCCATTTCAATTTAATCCTGCTACTACAACAGCGCATATCACTCGATATGAGACGCAATTTTCATTATTTGAAGAAGAGAAAGAGCTTCTTGCAAGCTATTTGTATTTTCCAGAGCCTGTTTTTAATAGTGTGCTCCTCTTTAATGAAAACAGGCAAAGCTGGCCACATATTAAGCATGTCCGCTTATTTACGAAAAAAATAGAAGTGATGAATGGCATCCATAATGTGCTGCAGTCATTCTAG